In Chitinophaga sp. HK235, a single window of DNA contains:
- a CDS encoding DUF3137 domain-containing protein, whose protein sequence is MKTLEEFNAFVDQQLQTQLQQLETRRLAGRAWVRRMRILGVLPMILFFIFLMWVVIPQEEHTKVNSTSVILYLVGGIILTLALSFGIRRYMLQQKGAQEMIDYEQDFKNTVVKPIVAFINPTFTYQPLNHASYDEFTESGLFARKDYNVSGNDQVFGKVGEMSFQCCDLKVTSMPALTLRGLGPDVVFEGTWFVAQFPRYFNAPVYIVSRSAMADNLLSSGNTEAEYIETWNLGKKVTASDTAFNRLFIVFAKDPDEAQQLLTSELQERIIRLQERSQAPLFISFYNNRIYIGIGHGHDYFEAGLQESLADRRVLTNYYMDLVHLLQIIEDLQQNGQIWTSTAFTRS, encoded by the coding sequence ATGAAAACACTCGAAGAATTTAATGCATTTGTAGATCAGCAACTGCAGACTCAGCTGCAGCAACTGGAGACACGACGCCTGGCCGGCCGTGCCTGGGTACGCCGTATGCGTATCCTCGGCGTATTACCGATGATCCTGTTTTTTATCTTCCTGATGTGGGTCGTGATCCCCCAGGAGGAACATACCAAGGTCAATTCAACAAGCGTCATCCTTTACCTCGTCGGTGGTATCATCCTCACCCTCGCACTGAGTTTTGGAATTCGCCGCTACATGCTGCAGCAGAAAGGCGCACAGGAAATGATAGATTATGAGCAGGACTTCAAAAATACAGTGGTGAAACCGATCGTCGCCTTCATCAACCCAACCTTCACCTATCAACCCCTGAACCATGCCAGTTACGATGAATTTACGGAAAGTGGCCTCTTTGCGCGAAAAGACTATAACGTCAGCGGGAATGATCAGGTATTTGGCAAAGTAGGAGAGATGAGCTTTCAATGTTGCGATCTGAAAGTCACCAGTATGCCGGCACTAACCCTGCGCGGACTGGGGCCGGATGTAGTGTTTGAAGGGACCTGGTTTGTGGCACAGTTTCCCCGTTATTTCAACGCACCAGTGTATATAGTCTCCCGCAGTGCTATGGCTGACAACCTGCTGTCTTCCGGTAATACGGAGGCTGAATATATTGAAACCTGGAACCTGGGGAAAAAGGTGACTGCCTCTGATACCGCTTTCAACCGGCTGTTTATCGTCTTCGCCAAAGACCCGGATGAAGCACAGCAGCTGCTGACTTCCGAATTGCAGGAACGTATTATCCGGCTGCAGGAACGTTCGCAGGCACCATTGTTTATTTCTTTTTACAACAACCGTATCTATATCGGTATTGGCCATGGCCACGACTACTTTGAAGCAGGGCTGCAGGAATCATTGGCCGACCGGCGGGTACTGACTAATTATTATATGGATTTGGTTCACCTCCTGCAGATAATAGAAGACCTGCAGCAGAACGGTCAGATCTGGACATCAACAGCTTTTACCCGCTCCTGA
- a CDS encoding type VI secretion system Vgr family protein: protein MGDDKFLNKSTIGIEGYASPVEFKNVTLEQAVGSHHYFSFLWRPGRLSSDLSYQQEIIEKYIGKGISISFDDFRFKGLITSMAVLEEDGAAVGFQVSGVSPTILLDDVPQSTSFYQQSLQQVIQGALQDANSSLLKTQVVPAHKGTLPYCVQYNETDFDFLARISARYGEWMYYDGNALVIGDIQKKEVKLTKNVTLHQLKTVAAITPQRINYVSYDMLKASPLSEKSQKAATGSHPLMHLSAAASDDLYSSSSRKQTFVHHGYTQDELKQVKEVQSKATAAAFVRVSGISELPVMPGQRISIAGDSGQSAYTVISATHHASTPGNYYCSFTAIPADVKVPPYSNPHLVPKADMQSAIVKDNNDPEKLGRVRVQFFWQQQNDMSPWIRQASPAAGGGTGFHFVPEVGEEVVVGFEGGNAEMPFILGSKFNGKAKSGYGDAQNNMKAIKTRSGNLIQLDDNTGSVTVTDKNGSTMIMDGSGNITVKSQTLVTVKTEDKIVVDAPNKIEFLSKEIHLKGTKKVIIGEGAAQITVDNESNKIVSGADKIESTAVTLHDMKSNANMKMSALHHQTTGETQVSIEGTKIKVNGNATTDINGGMVNLNC, encoded by the coding sequence ATGGGTGACGATAAATTTCTGAACAAATCGACAATAGGCATAGAAGGTTATGCCAGTCCGGTGGAGTTTAAAAATGTAACCCTCGAACAGGCAGTCGGCAGCCATCATTACTTCAGTTTTCTATGGCGTCCCGGCCGTTTAAGCAGCGATCTTTCCTATCAGCAGGAAATCATTGAAAAATATATAGGCAAAGGCATTTCCATCAGCTTCGACGACTTCCGCTTCAAAGGCCTTATTACCAGCATGGCGGTTCTTGAAGAAGATGGCGCCGCTGTCGGATTCCAGGTATCAGGCGTCAGTCCTACTATCCTGCTCGATGATGTGCCGCAAAGCACCTCCTTTTATCAGCAATCCTTACAGCAGGTGATCCAGGGCGCCTTACAGGATGCCAACTCCAGCCTGCTTAAAACACAGGTGGTACCGGCCCACAAAGGAACCTTGCCTTACTGTGTGCAATACAACGAAACAGACTTCGACTTCCTCGCCAGGATATCCGCCCGCTATGGCGAATGGATGTATTATGATGGCAATGCCCTGGTGATCGGTGATATACAGAAAAAAGAAGTAAAGCTCACTAAGAATGTGACCCTGCATCAGCTGAAAACCGTAGCTGCCATTACACCACAGCGGATCAACTACGTGTCATATGATATGCTTAAAGCATCTCCCCTGAGCGAAAAATCACAGAAAGCAGCAACCGGTTCCCATCCACTGATGCACCTGTCTGCCGCCGCCTCCGACGACCTATACAGCTCTTCTTCCCGCAAACAAACGTTTGTACATCACGGTTATACCCAGGATGAACTCAAACAGGTAAAGGAGGTGCAGAGCAAAGCAACAGCAGCAGCCTTTGTACGGGTAAGCGGTATCAGCGAGCTGCCGGTCATGCCCGGCCAGCGCATCAGCATTGCAGGCGACAGCGGACAAAGCGCCTACACCGTTATATCCGCCACACATCATGCCAGCACACCCGGCAACTACTACTGCTCTTTTACTGCTATTCCCGCAGATGTAAAAGTGCCACCATATAGTAATCCGCATCTGGTGCCCAAAGCAGATATGCAGAGCGCCATCGTGAAAGACAACAACGACCCCGAAAAACTGGGAAGGGTAAGAGTACAGTTCTTCTGGCAGCAACAGAATGATATGAGTCCCTGGATACGCCAGGCATCCCCCGCCGCCGGCGGTGGCACCGGCTTCCACTTTGTACCTGAAGTAGGAGAAGAAGTAGTAGTGGGATTTGAAGGTGGCAATGCCGAAATGCCTTTTATACTGGGCAGTAAATTCAATGGCAAAGCCAAAAGCGGCTATGGCGATGCGCAAAACAATATGAAGGCCATCAAAACCCGCAGTGGCAACCTCATTCAGCTGGATGACAACACCGGCAGCGTCACCGTCACCGATAAAAATGGTAGCACCATGATCATGGACGGCTCCGGCAATATCACTGTAAAATCACAAACACTGGTGACCGTTAAAACCGAAGATAAAATTGTGGTGGACGCACCTAACAAGATAGAGTTCCTTTCCAAGGAAATACATCTGAAAGGCACTAAAAAAGTGATCATCGGTGAAGGGGCTGCACAAATCACGGTAGACAATGAATCCAATAAAATTGTCAGCGGCGCCGACAAAATAGAATCTACCGCAGTAACATTACATGACATGAAAAGTAATGCCAACATGAAGATGAGCGCGCTGCATCACCAAACAACCGGCGAGACACAGGTATCTATAGAAGGCACAAAAATTAAAGTCAACGGAAACGCGACCACTGATATTAACGGTGGCATGGTAAACCTCAACTGCTGA
- the tssD gene encoding type VI secretion system tube protein TssD, whose product MSFKAELIIGGKTANVLECNYGFSQSTDAIGKPSTMPRGGTISLVLESARETDLVQWMISPEEKRDGTIVFKRRDHDSSLRTVEFTEGICVQFHESYHHSGASPMITHIVISARELKIGNVAFKRKWED is encoded by the coding sequence ATGTCTTTTAAGGCAGAACTTATCATAGGTGGGAAAACAGCCAATGTGCTGGAGTGTAACTATGGTTTTTCACAGAGTACTGATGCTATTGGCAAACCCAGCACCATGCCCCGTGGCGGCACCATCTCACTGGTACTGGAATCAGCCCGTGAAACAGACCTGGTGCAATGGATGATTTCACCGGAAGAAAAAAGAGATGGCACCATTGTGTTTAAACGCCGTGACCATGATTCCAGCCTTCGCACCGTGGAGTTTACAGAAGGTATCTGTGTACAGTTTCATGAAAGTTACCATCACTCCGGCGCCAGCCCCATGATCACCCATATTGTCATCTCTGCCCGGGAACTTAAAATCGGCAACGTCGCCTTCAAAAGAAAATGGGAGGACTAG
- a CDS encoding AAA family ATPase, with product MTLSTLTIFSAELQSAIRIAKAIAKEHHHVQYAPAHLLRAAMHKEVGLAPVLHQMDIDVYYLEEWAEVRLDELPRTSRTVDEAEPDDAAAAVLQEALSIAQDTDKSETDAWCLLIALCTPGVGFSYEQLKSFPFTRDQLIAASRQGKNSQGGHQQHTAPSVKPASLKYVYRMTDPQLLQAYHPVIARDGDIRVLTEVLTRKDRASALIIGEGGVGKTSLVEGLAHAIARKQVPLQLQSSDLYALDYGTFIAGAAYKNELEDRLLQIIQQLKQTGRHILFIDNLHTLLDKQSGGGMANVIKASLGKGEIILIGTTTPEGFRKLIEPDAILRHRFETINLNEPDEAQAVRMIAAVMPVYESFYRLQVPSESVSEAIRLSRRYLKERCLPDSAINLLDRTMAGIRAMQDTGTPLLLTLKEELATLSSKDNLQPEDLHWFLRQMTERLGALLSGKLHMDAAISKMTDTAALQAALQQLLVQLEEVVSVQHTAVSPVDLATTIAGMTGIPLGKIQSQERERLVAMDLHLRKRVVGQDHALKTVADAILESRSGLSRPGQPIGSFFFLGPTGTGKTELAKSLADFLFQDERCMIRFDMSEFKEEHAAALLYGAPPGYVGYEEGGLLVNKIRQQPYAVVLFDEIEKAHPSVFDIFLQIMDEGKLHDRLGKTGDFSNALVLFTSNIGSDAIASSFQQGVIPPSQQLMELMARHFRPEFLGRLTEIVPFGPIQQENVEKIFDIHLQHLLHLLLQQQITLTVTPEARKHLAMMGYSPRYGARPLREVIRGQLRKPLSRMIIDGSLQKDMNVTLDLKDDKLDWSIN from the coding sequence ATGACCCTTTCAACACTGACCATATTCAGCGCTGAATTGCAATCCGCTATCAGGATTGCTAAAGCCATTGCTAAAGAACATCACCACGTGCAGTATGCTCCTGCGCACCTGCTCCGCGCAGCCATGCACAAGGAGGTAGGCCTTGCGCCCGTATTGCATCAGATGGATATTGATGTATATTATCTGGAAGAATGGGCTGAAGTCAGGTTGGATGAATTACCCCGTACATCCCGCACCGTAGATGAAGCAGAACCCGATGATGCCGCTGCGGCTGTATTGCAGGAAGCCCTAAGTATTGCACAGGACACAGATAAGTCAGAAACAGATGCCTGGTGTCTCCTGATAGCCCTCTGCACACCCGGTGTAGGCTTCTCTTACGAACAACTGAAATCCTTTCCGTTTACCCGCGATCAGCTGATCGCTGCCAGTCGTCAGGGTAAAAACAGCCAGGGTGGCCATCAGCAGCATACCGCTCCTTCCGTGAAACCGGCATCGCTGAAGTACGTATATCGTATGACCGATCCGCAGTTACTGCAAGCTTACCATCCGGTAATTGCAAGAGACGGAGATATCCGTGTACTGACGGAGGTGCTTACCCGTAAGGACCGTGCCAGCGCACTTATCATAGGAGAAGGAGGAGTGGGGAAAACATCCCTGGTGGAGGGGCTGGCCCATGCCATTGCCCGGAAACAGGTACCGCTGCAGTTACAATCATCCGATTTATACGCATTGGACTACGGCACCTTTATCGCAGGCGCAGCCTATAAAAATGAACTGGAAGACAGACTGCTTCAGATCATTCAACAACTGAAACAAACAGGCAGGCATATACTCTTTATTGACAACCTGCACACCCTGCTGGACAAACAGTCCGGCGGCGGTATGGCCAATGTGATCAAAGCCTCTCTGGGCAAAGGGGAGATCATCCTGATCGGTACCACTACCCCCGAAGGTTTCCGTAAACTGATAGAGCCTGATGCTATCCTGCGGCATCGTTTTGAAACCATTAACCTCAACGAGCCCGATGAAGCACAGGCTGTTCGTATGATCGCCGCCGTCATGCCTGTATACGAGAGCTTTTACCGGTTGCAGGTGCCTTCTGAATCTGTCAGTGAAGCGATCCGTCTTTCCCGGCGCTACTTGAAGGAACGTTGCCTCCCCGACAGTGCTATCAACCTGCTGGACCGTACCATGGCCGGTATCCGTGCCATGCAGGACACAGGAACCCCTTTGCTGCTGACACTGAAAGAGGAACTGGCAACCCTCAGCAGTAAGGATAACTTACAGCCGGAAGACCTGCATTGGTTTTTAAGACAGATGACTGAAAGACTGGGCGCACTGTTGTCCGGTAAATTGCATATGGATGCTGCAATCAGCAAAATGACCGATACCGCCGCCTTACAAGCTGCCCTGCAACAGCTGCTGGTACAGCTGGAAGAGGTGGTATCCGTACAACATACTGCCGTATCACCCGTAGACCTGGCCACCACCATCGCCGGGATGACAGGTATACCGCTGGGCAAAATCCAGTCGCAGGAAAGAGAGCGCCTGGTAGCCATGGATCTGCATCTGCGTAAAAGAGTAGTAGGTCAGGACCATGCCCTCAAAACCGTGGCCGACGCTATTCTGGAGTCAAGGTCCGGCCTGAGCAGGCCTGGCCAGCCTATCGGCTCTTTCTTTTTTCTGGGGCCTACCGGCACCGGTAAAACAGAACTGGCCAAATCACTGGCAGACTTCCTCTTCCAGGACGAACGATGCATGATCCGCTTCGATATGTCCGAATTTAAGGAAGAACATGCGGCTGCCCTGTTATATGGCGCGCCGCCGGGATATGTTGGATATGAAGAAGGAGGCCTGCTGGTCAATAAGATACGGCAACAGCCCTACGCAGTAGTATTATTCGATGAGATAGAAAAAGCCCATCCTTCTGTATTTGATATCTTCCTGCAGATCATGGATGAAGGAAAATTACACGACAGGCTGGGAAAAACGGGAGACTTCTCCAACGCCCTGGTGCTCTTTACCTCCAATATCGGTAGCGACGCCATCGCCAGCTCTTTCCAGCAGGGAGTTATCCCGCCATCACAACAACTGATGGAGCTGATGGCCCGCCACTTCAGGCCCGAGTTTCTGGGAAGGCTCACGGAGATCGTGCCTTTCGGCCCCATCCAGCAGGAAAATGTGGAAAAGATATTCGATATCCATCTGCAACATCTCCTGCATCTGCTGCTGCAACAACAGATCACGCTGACGGTTACACCGGAAGCCCGGAAACACCTCGCCATGATGGGATACTCTCCCCGCTATGGCGCCCGCCCACTGCGGGAAGTCATCCGAGGCCAGCTCCGTAAACCACTGTCCCGCATGATCATCGACGGCAGCCTCCAAAAGGATATGAACGTTACGCTCGACCTGAAAGATGACAAACTGGACTGGTCTATCAACTAA
- a CDS encoding DUF5458 family protein, giving the protein MAELQKNEELQNQQSAGQPSAQKEASLSQNVEELAKYGGFDLLEAAIEGAQNLNPERKARRNIFLTEAGKKSERDKLKKTLSLWEKVLSEATELPDMVEFCNNHAAESEQVLNKNLGEAVDSTRELEQAYRNVALFFKNTESDKVKNISFINVELDQLKDLDNTRFIDAVQAELVNNYDRLDLRSNYSLLVVPGYLGSNKVLEKWAKIAHENKVMLVTDFAHLDAPDDVMEMFELANLTGGEIHRSNVIMSCNWLVGRGKFDEVGEEDHLYVPPSGALAGKIYKTLMSQVTAGKKFGGMNEVDGVRFELKKSEIASLEKMGLVPMVKEYGKVMAFSAKTLFNGDNLGLQTYSVVRVFDFVTKVLMDFLNRRAFENFNANTRKDLMKQIIRFLDGITGPDKLIEDFNIRRFEQDPVQKDRIHLDIHLKPYFPAKNFLIKMEGQKGDDAADWDTTYEQDK; this is encoded by the coding sequence ATGGCAGAATTACAGAAAAACGAGGAACTGCAAAACCAGCAAAGTGCCGGTCAACCTTCAGCACAAAAAGAAGCCAGCCTCTCCCAAAACGTGGAGGAACTGGCCAAATACGGCGGCTTTGATCTCCTCGAAGCAGCCATCGAAGGAGCACAGAACCTCAACCCCGAACGCAAAGCACGCCGTAATATCTTTCTCACGGAAGCAGGTAAAAAATCTGAAAGAGATAAACTCAAAAAAACACTTTCCCTCTGGGAAAAAGTACTCTCCGAAGCCACTGAACTCCCCGATATGGTGGAGTTCTGCAATAACCACGCTGCAGAATCAGAACAGGTGCTGAATAAAAACCTGGGCGAAGCCGTAGATAGCACCCGCGAACTGGAACAGGCCTACCGCAACGTAGCACTGTTTTTCAAAAATACCGAGTCTGACAAAGTGAAAAACATATCTTTCATCAACGTTGAACTCGACCAGCTGAAAGACCTCGATAACACCCGCTTTATTGACGCAGTACAGGCTGAACTGGTGAATAACTACGACAGACTTGACCTGCGCAGCAACTACAGCCTCCTCGTAGTACCCGGTTATCTGGGCTCCAACAAGGTGCTGGAAAAATGGGCCAAAATCGCACACGAAAACAAAGTGATGCTGGTGACCGACTTCGCTCACCTCGATGCTCCGGACGACGTAATGGAGATGTTTGAACTGGCCAACCTCACCGGTGGCGAAATACACCGCTCCAATGTGATCATGTCGTGCAACTGGCTCGTAGGCCGCGGTAAATTTGATGAAGTGGGAGAGGAAGACCACCTCTATGTGCCTCCTTCCGGCGCCCTCGCAGGTAAGATCTATAAAACACTCATGTCGCAGGTAACCGCCGGTAAAAAATTCGGCGGCATGAATGAAGTAGATGGCGTACGCTTTGAACTGAAGAAAAGCGAAATCGCCAGCCTCGAAAAAATGGGCCTGGTACCCATGGTAAAAGAATACGGAAAAGTAATGGCTTTCAGTGCCAAAACACTGTTCAACGGCGATAACCTCGGCCTGCAGACCTATTCCGTAGTAAGAGTGTTCGACTTCGTTACCAAAGTATTGATGGACTTCCTGAACCGTCGCGCATTTGAAAACTTCAACGCCAACACCCGTAAAGACCTCATGAAACAGATCATTCGTTTCCTCGATGGTATCACCGGGCCGGACAAACTGATTGAAGATTTTAACATACGCCGGTTTGAACAGGACCCTGTTCAGAAAGACCGTATCCACCTGGATATTCATCTGAAGCCTTACTTCCCCGCCAAAAACTTCCTCATCAAAATGGAAGGACAAAAAGGAGATGATGCTGCAGACTGGGATACTACCTATGAGCAGGATAAATAA